In Aedes albopictus strain Foshan chromosome 3, AalbF5, whole genome shotgun sequence, the following are encoded in one genomic region:
- the LOC109425914 gene encoding PR domain zinc finger protein 5 — translation MFGEMKCTVCFGTALKLTPIEAELAAQHHLCNRCLSDLFTADLETDSEDSDSNFEIKDDPTVEYESDGQYSNDCDEPFDDSISIKFEPVEDHIDSDGNPNDDQEEPLDVQLRVKPLRKRKPRVTPLEKLKVKCSYCDERSVNRKTLAEHIRECHPDEKVHRCLICLSFFKGIQQYEEHIQDVHAGCTERCNICLEGYVRKDKWKHTNTCLGRLLFRCIACDERYVSQNGFQKHVNSHPSNDGKEATHQETRTQEQVFTCTLCEDDKVYEESSYWNHVHVIHDGHHLRCPDCGKTFSNRKHMIIHTGSRCKVGAKARENYAKAKTEYAPSKCELCSKTYRNRRLLQTHVAKVHKVKPVVCDLCGISFANATPLRYHKIKSHTEPAEKCPQCPKRFHLAWDLRQHLATHETAGKFVCEECGRMFKRKPALELHVKSHQNRRSIPGTTGKHACELCDRRFKHNFLLVAHRKVHDPDRVLEKKFACKVCDKKFASYAGLYCHMKGKYVHQKRSCPVCNVVIKGKDRYAEHLVGHSGQS, via the coding sequence GTTCACAGCGGACCTGGAGACCGATAGCGAAGATTCCGACTCAaactttgaaatcaaagatgatCCTACTGTGGAGTACGAGTCGGATGGACAATATTCGAACGACTGTGACGAACCGTTCGATGATAGCATTAGCATCAAGTTCGAACCCGTTGAAGATCACATTGATTCCGATGGAAACCCGAACGATGATCAAGAGGAACCCTTGGATGTGCAACTTCGAGTAAAGCCTCTTAGAAAGCGTAAACCCAGAGTAACGCCTCTTGAAAAGCTTAAGGTTAAATGTTCGTATTGTGACGAGCGCAGTGTCAATAGGAAAACGTTAGCAGAACATATACGAGAATGCCATCCGGATGAGAAAGTTCATCGATGTCTCATCTGTCTATCGTTTTTCAAGGGAATCCAGCAGTACGAGGAACACATTCAAGATGTTCATGCTGGATGCACTGAAAGATGCAACATTTGTTTGGAAGGTTACGTACGGAAGGACAAATGGAAGCATACGAATACTTGCTTGGGAAGACTGCTATTCCGTTGCATCGCTTGTGATGAGCGATACGTATCGCAAAACGGATTCCAGAAACATGTTAACAGCCATCCGAGCAACGATGGTAAAGAAGCAACACATCAAGAAACTAGAACACAAGAACAAGTTTTCACTTGCACCCTGTGTGAAGACGATAAGGTCTACGAAGAAAGCTCATACTGGAACCACGTTCATGTGATCCACGACGGTCATCACTTGCGGTGTCCGGACTGCGGCAAAACTTTCAGCAATCGGAAACACATGATCATCCATACCGGATCGCGTTGTAAGGTGGGCGCAAAAGCGCGCGAAAACTATGCCAAGGCCAAGACCGAATACGCACCTTCCAAGTGTGAGCTCTGTTCAAAAACTTATCGCAACCGAAGGCTTCTGCAAACCCACGTGGCCAAAGTTCACAAAGTCAAACCAGTGGTGTGCGATCTCTGTGGTATAAGTTTTGCCAACGCTACTCCATTGCGTTACCACAAGATAAAATCCCATACCGAACCCGCGGAGAAGTGTCCGCAATGCCCAAAGCGGTTTCACCTAGCGTGGGATCTCCGACAGCACCTGGCTACCCACGAAACGGCAGGGAAATTCGTCTGCGAAGAATGTGGCCGTATGTTCAAACGGAAACCCGCTCTCGAGTTGCACGTCAAGTCCCACCAGAACCGAAGATCGATACCAGGGACGACCGGGAAGCACGCCTGTGAGCTTTGTGATCGCCGATTTAAACACAACTTTCTTCTGGTGGCTCATCGGAAGGTGCACGATCCGGATCGGGTGTTGGAGAAGAAGTTTGCTTGTAAGGTATGTGACAAGAAGTTTGCAAGTTATGCCGGTTTGTATTGTCACATGAAGGGCAAGTACGTTCATCAGAAGAGGAGCTGTCCAGTGTGCAACGTAGTAATAAAAGGAAAGGATCGGTATGCCGAGCATTTGGTGGGGCATTCCGGACAAAGTTAA